One Streptomyces sp. SAI-135 DNA segment encodes these proteins:
- a CDS encoding DUF2252 domain-containing protein has product MNTAGTPQDRGRAARSRVARSAHGGWIPSADRPDPVAVLERQGRDRLTELLPIRYGRMSASPLAFLRGAAAVMAADLAAQPHTGLTVQLCGDAHLLNFGLYASPEGSLLFGLDDFDETFPGPFEWDVKRLAASVAVAARENGHSEPKAHRAAGEAVTAYRTAMRRLAGMGELEVWYAGVDADSLLPLVHSSGHRRRVESSLSRARRRTSLQALGKLTEVVDGRRRIIHDPPLLQPAGNPDTAGLRKIFSDYRSTLSEERRLLLDRYRFVDAARKVVGVGSVGLRCFIVLLAGRDADDLLFLQIKEARTAVLEEHLPHGPYVHPGRRVVVGQRLLQAESDIFLGWMSGPQGRAYYWRRLRDTKGAVDVAGMSPADLRAYARLCGTTLARAHARSGDRIAIAAYLGGADTFDRAVADFALAYAARTTSDHTALCAAIAAGVITAAPGE; this is encoded by the coding sequence ATGAACACCGCCGGCACTCCACAGGACCGCGGACGCGCGGCCCGCAGCCGCGTCGCCCGCTCCGCCCACGGCGGCTGGATCCCCTCCGCCGACCGCCCCGACCCCGTCGCCGTACTGGAACGACAGGGCCGCGACCGTCTCACGGAGCTGCTGCCGATCCGGTACGGCAGGATGTCGGCCTCCCCCCTCGCCTTCCTGCGCGGCGCGGCCGCGGTGATGGCCGCCGATCTCGCCGCCCAGCCCCACACCGGCCTCACCGTGCAGCTCTGCGGCGACGCCCACCTGCTCAACTTCGGTCTCTACGCCTCCCCGGAGGGCTCCCTGCTCTTCGGCCTCGACGACTTCGACGAGACCTTCCCCGGCCCCTTCGAGTGGGACGTCAAACGGCTCGCCGCGAGCGTCGCCGTGGCCGCCCGCGAGAACGGGCACAGCGAGCCCAAGGCCCACCGGGCCGCGGGGGAGGCGGTCACCGCGTACCGCACGGCCATGCGCCGGCTGGCGGGCATGGGCGAGCTGGAGGTCTGGTACGCGGGCGTCGACGCCGACAGCCTGCTGCCCCTCGTCCACTCGTCCGGCCACCGCCGGCGCGTGGAGTCCAGCCTCAGCCGGGCCCGCCGCCGCACCAGCCTCCAGGCGCTCGGCAAGCTCACGGAGGTCGTCGACGGGCGCCGCCGCATCATCCACGACCCGCCGCTCCTCCAACCGGCCGGCAACCCCGACACGGCCGGTCTGCGCAAGATCTTCAGCGACTACCGCTCCACGCTCTCCGAAGAACGCCGACTGCTCCTGGACCGCTACCGCTTCGTCGACGCGGCCCGCAAGGTCGTCGGCGTCGGCAGTGTCGGCCTGCGCTGCTTCATCGTGCTGCTGGCCGGGCGGGACGCCGACGACCTGCTGTTCCTGCAGATCAAGGAGGCGCGGACGGCCGTACTGGAGGAGCACCTGCCGCACGGCCCGTACGTCCATCCCGGCCGCCGTGTGGTCGTGGGCCAGCGGCTGCTCCAGGCGGAGAGCGACATCTTCCTGGGCTGGATGAGCGGGCCGCAGGGGAGGGCCTACTACTGGCGCCGGCTGCGGGACACGAAGGGGGCCGTGGACGTCGCCGGCATGTCCCCGGCGGACCTCAGGGCCTACGCCCGCCTGTGCGGCACCACGCTGGCCCGCGCCCACGCCCGCTCCGGCGACCGGATCGCCATCGCCGCGTACCTGGGCGGCGCGGACACCTTCGACCGGGCGGTCGCCGACTTCGCCCTCGCCTACGCCGCCCGGACCACGTCCGACCACACGGCCCTGTGCGCCGCGATCGCCGCGGGCGTGATCACGGCGGCGCCGGGCGAGTGA
- a CDS encoding winged helix DNA-binding domain-containing protein has translation MGAGERYIGVDERRARLALRQQLAVGARVGSPEEVAGALVALHGSDPATVYLAVGARLTDPTGTVAETERALYEDRSLVRMHGMRHTVFAFPAELTAVVHASTGLTVAARERASLIKDMARAGAPDATWLKEVEESALAALARRGQATATELAEDEPRLREQFAYAAGKSYEGVHTVSSRLLRVLGVEGKVVRGRPLGTWMSSQFRWAVAPPHPELDVAEAQAELLRRWLAVCGPATEADLKWWTGWKVTDVRRALTAIRAVAVSVDEGRAHVVEGDEAPVAEAVEPWAALLPGLDPTAMGWQQRDWYLAPALRPALFDRSGNVGPTVWWNGRVVGGWGQRPDGEIVWRLLDTEGVGREAEAAIAAEAARLRGWVGATRVRPRFRTPLEKELAEPAG, from the coding sequence ATGGGTGCTGGGGAGCGGTACATCGGGGTGGATGAGCGGCGGGCTCGGCTGGCGCTGCGGCAGCAGCTGGCGGTCGGGGCGCGGGTGGGCAGTCCCGAGGAGGTGGCCGGCGCACTGGTCGCGCTGCACGGGTCCGACCCCGCGACCGTGTATCTGGCCGTCGGCGCGCGGCTCACGGATCCCACCGGGACCGTCGCCGAGACCGAGCGGGCGTTGTACGAGGACCGCTCCCTGGTGCGGATGCACGGGATGCGGCACACGGTGTTCGCGTTCCCGGCCGAGCTCACCGCGGTCGTGCACGCCTCGACCGGCCTCACGGTGGCCGCACGCGAACGGGCCTCGCTCATCAAGGACATGGCGAGGGCCGGCGCCCCGGACGCGACCTGGCTGAAGGAGGTCGAGGAGTCGGCACTGGCCGCGCTCGCCCGGCGCGGGCAGGCCACGGCGACGGAGCTCGCCGAGGACGAGCCGCGGCTGCGGGAGCAGTTCGCGTACGCGGCCGGGAAGAGCTACGAGGGCGTCCACACCGTCTCGAGTCGTCTGCTGAGGGTGCTCGGGGTGGAGGGCAAGGTGGTCCGGGGCCGGCCGCTCGGCACCTGGATGTCCTCGCAGTTCCGCTGGGCGGTGGCGCCGCCGCATCCCGAGCTGGATGTGGCCGAGGCGCAGGCGGAGTTGCTGCGGCGCTGGCTCGCGGTGTGCGGGCCGGCCACGGAGGCGGACCTGAAGTGGTGGACGGGCTGGAAGGTGACCGACGTGCGCCGCGCGCTGACGGCGATCCGGGCGGTCGCGGTGTCCGTCGACGAGGGCCGGGCCCATGTGGTCGAGGGCGACGAAGCCCCGGTCGCGGAGGCCGTGGAGCCGTGGGCCGCGCTGCTTCCCGGGCTCGATCCGACGGCGATGGGCTGGCAGCAGCGGGACTGGTATCTGGCGCCCGCCCTCAGGCCCGCCCTGTTCGACCGCAGCGGCAACGTGGGGCCGACGGTGTGGTGGAACGGCCGGGTGGTGGGCGGTTGGGGGCAGCGGCCGGACGGGGAGATCGTCTGGCGGCTGCTGGACACCGAGGGTGTGGGGCGCGAGGCGGAGGCGGCCATCGCGGCGGAGGCCGCCCGGTTGCGGGGCTGGGTGGGTGCGACCCGGGTGCGGCCGCGGTTCCGGACACCGCTGGAGAAGGAACTGGCCGAACCGGCGGGCTGA